The Thiogranum longum genome includes a region encoding these proteins:
- a CDS encoding DUF302 domain-containing protein, whose product MKFYRLCLLAFLFIAQTVQAERTVLVWETGKDLETSYDVVYKSLEDNRFFVVFEPDIQKNLSHFAERWGKDYNRNGLEGIRSMIFCNGWYANAVSNADPDMLALCPLHITLVQKDGNTRVLFTRPTVIAADSKALDVAREIEQGVSKALDEAIAALKTEQKK is encoded by the coding sequence ATGAAATTTTACCGGTTGTGCCTGCTAGCCTTCTTGTTTATTGCGCAGACTGTTCAGGCAGAGCGCACGGTTCTGGTATGGGAAACCGGAAAAGACCTCGAGACATCTTATGATGTGGTCTATAAATCGCTTGAAGATAACCGGTTCTTTGTGGTTTTTGAGCCTGATATCCAGAAAAATCTCAGCCACTTCGCCGAACGCTGGGGTAAGGACTACAACCGTAACGGGCTGGAAGGCATCCGTTCCATGATCTTTTGTAATGGCTGGTACGCCAATGCGGTGAGTAACGCTGACCCGGATATGCTGGCGTTGTGCCCGTTGCATATCACGCTGGTACAGAAAGACGGTAATACACGCGTCCTGTTTACACGACCAACGGTCATCGCAGCCGACAGCAAGGCACTGGACGTTGCACGCGAGATTGAACAGGGTGTTTCAAAAGCGCTG
- the yegQ gene encoding tRNA 5-hydroxyuridine modification protein YegQ yields MKTPELLAPAGTFKNLRYAITYGADAVYAGMPRYSLRVRNNDFSTLERLAEGIAFVHAAGKAFFLASNVLPHNSKVSTFIHDMEPVIALQPDAIIMADPGLIMMVRERWPDIPIHLSVQANTMNYASVKFWQQIGVKRIILSRELSLDQVEEIRQQCPDIELEVFVHGALCIAYSGRCLLSGYFNHRDANQGSCTNSCRWDYKVSEAAEDDAGNLIPVTVEPEEITPRVSLVEEANRPGELMAVEEDEHGTYIMNSKDLRAVEHVERLVNMGIDSLKIEGRTKSHYYAARTAQVYRKAIDDAVAGRSFDPTLLGKLENLANRGYTDGFFQRHHEQDYQNYLDNHSKSEQQRFVGELGKYDADNGMLEVIVKNRFSVGDELELILPEGNRTFTLTEMHNRNGQAVDVAPGSGHHMRIPMQPGNFDMGLLAVNY; encoded by the coding sequence ATGAAAACCCCGGAACTCCTTGCCCCTGCCGGCACGTTCAAAAACCTGCGCTATGCGATTACGTATGGTGCCGATGCCGTTTATGCGGGCATGCCGCGTTACAGCCTGCGTGTACGCAACAATGATTTCAGTACGCTTGAGCGTCTGGCCGAAGGGATAGCGTTTGTCCATGCGGCGGGGAAGGCATTTTTTCTTGCCAGCAACGTTTTGCCGCACAACAGCAAGGTCAGTACGTTCATTCATGACATGGAACCGGTCATCGCACTGCAGCCGGATGCGATTATTATGGCGGATCCCGGCCTGATCATGATGGTGCGCGAACGTTGGCCCGACATACCGATCCACCTTTCAGTGCAGGCCAATACCATGAACTATGCCAGCGTGAAATTCTGGCAGCAGATCGGCGTCAAACGCATCATCCTGTCACGCGAGTTGTCGCTGGACCAGGTCGAGGAAATTCGCCAGCAATGCCCGGATATAGAGCTGGAGGTTTTTGTTCACGGTGCGTTGTGTATTGCCTACTCCGGCCGCTGCCTGTTGTCGGGTTATTTCAATCACCGTGATGCCAACCAGGGAAGCTGTACAAATTCCTGCCGCTGGGATTACAAGGTGAGCGAGGCAGCTGAAGATGATGCCGGGAATTTGATTCCGGTCACAGTAGAGCCGGAAGAAATAACACCAAGGGTCAGCCTTGTCGAAGAAGCGAACCGCCCCGGTGAACTGATGGCCGTGGAGGAAGACGAGCACGGCACTTATATAATGAACTCCAAAGACCTGCGTGCAGTCGAGCATGTCGAGCGGTTGGTGAATATGGGCATTGACAGCCTGAAGATAGAAGGGCGTACCAAGTCCCACTACTATGCCGCACGCACGGCACAGGTATATCGCAAGGCGATTGACGATGCTGTGGCCGGCCGTTCATTTGATCCAACACTGCTCGGCAAGCTGGAAAATCTGGCCAACCGCGGTTACACCGATGGATTTTTTCAGCGCCACCACGAGCAGGATTACCAGAACTACCTGGACAATCATTCTAAAAGCGAGCAGCAGCGCTTCGTCGGTGAGCTGGGCAAATATGATGCCGACAACGGCATGCTGGAAGTGATTGTCAAAAACCGTTTTTCCGTGGGGGATGAGCTGGAACTGATCCTGCCGGAAGGTAACCGCACCTTCACACTGACCGAAATGCATAACCGGAACGGACAGGCTGTCGATGTGGCGCCGGGCAGTGGACACCATATGCGCATCCCCATGCAGCCGGGCAATTTTGATATGGGCTTGCTGGCGGTTAATTACTGA
- the tsaB gene encoding tRNA (adenosine(37)-N6)-threonylcarbamoyltransferase complex dimerization subunit type 1 TsaB, with protein MLRLLAIETAGEACSVALYQGGEVTERFEIAPRRHAALVLPWAEALMADAGIALSQLDAIAFGRGPGSFTGLRIAAGVTQGLAFGADVPVVPVSTLAALAYGAHVASGKANILAAVDARMKEVYWGAYRFDGRGNAELIGEECVCAPDLVPLPAGDDWYGAGSGWESYVDVLSGQCGLPEADNLSDWQSHAADVARLASVLYQAGEMVSPELASPVYLRNNVADKPKPKV; from the coding sequence ATGCTGCGCCTGCTTGCCATCGAGACTGCCGGTGAGGCCTGTTCCGTTGCCCTGTACCAGGGCGGGGAAGTGACGGAACGTTTCGAAATCGCACCACGCCGTCATGCTGCACTGGTACTGCCGTGGGCCGAGGCGCTGATGGCCGATGCAGGTATTGCGCTCAGCCAGCTTGATGCAATTGCCTTCGGGCGTGGTCCGGGCTCCTTTACCGGCTTGCGTATTGCGGCCGGCGTAACGCAGGGTCTCGCGTTTGGTGCCGATGTGCCGGTTGTACCTGTCTCTACACTGGCGGCGCTGGCATATGGCGCACATGTAGCCAGTGGCAAGGCAAATATACTCGCTGCAGTTGATGCGCGGATGAAGGAAGTCTACTGGGGAGCCTACCGGTTCGATGGCAGGGGTAACGCGGAACTGATTGGCGAAGAATGTGTCTGTGCGCCCGACCTTGTACCGTTGCCCGCTGGTGATGACTGGTATGGTGCCGGGAGCGGCTGGGAAAGTTACGTCGATGTGTTGTCAGGACAATGTGGTTTGCCGGAAGCGGATAACCTTTCTGACTGGCAGTCTCATGCAGCCGATGTGGCACGGCTGGCATCAGTCCTGTACCAGGCAGGTGAGATGGTTTCCCCGGAACTGGCCAGCCCCGTTTATCTGCGCAACAACGTCGCCGACAAACCCAAACCGAAGGTGTGA
- a CDS encoding ATP-dependent DNA helicase produces the protein MTANPLADDITQAAACLGGDGLLAGEVQGFAARPQQQEMAAAVEQALTDASTLIVEAGTGTGKTYAYLVPALLSGKKIIISTGTRHLQDQLFHRDLPTVRSALGVPLKAALLKGRANYLCHQRLHMTRSEGRLGDRRQANQLEQVFDWSGRTASGDIAELSNIPEDAFIWPRVTSTTENCLGSECDWFSDCHVMKARREAQDADLVVINHHLLCADMALKEEGFGELLPGAEAFIIDEAHQLPETASRFFGMALSSRQLLELAQDAINEYVGETGELDGLPDVARELEKATREFRLEMGQGEQRAPWSRLDGNPALTEAREALKTALADLAIQLEPLSERSRGLDNCYQRALRVQTLLAQTTEQPPADYIHWFETWRQSFRINLTPLDVSENFNSQRHALPDCWVFTSATLSVNDSFSHFAHKLGLEDATTLQLDSPFDYANNALFYVPKGMPEPSSPDYTRHMLDETEAIIEAARGRTFVLFTSYRAMNLARERLRDSCQFPLLVQGDAPRNELLERFRELGNAVLLGTSSFWEGVDVRGEALSCVIIDKLPFASPGDPVWQARIDAMKEGGGNPFMDEQLPHAVITLKQGVGRLIRDMNDRGVLVICDPRLLGKRYGRVFLNSLPDMGRTRDLDDVVKFFHASDALSL, from the coding sequence ATGACAGCAAACCCACTGGCTGATGATATTACGCAGGCCGCTGCCTGCCTGGGTGGCGATGGCCTGCTCGCGGGTGAGGTGCAGGGTTTCGCGGCGCGTCCCCAGCAACAGGAAATGGCGGCGGCGGTAGAGCAGGCACTCACTGATGCTTCTACCCTGATTGTCGAGGCCGGAACCGGAACCGGTAAAACGTATGCCTACCTGGTGCCGGCACTGTTATCGGGTAAAAAAATCATCATTTCCACCGGCACCCGTCATCTGCAGGATCAGTTGTTTCACCGTGACTTGCCTACGGTGCGTTCCGCGCTGGGTGTACCGCTCAAGGCTGCCTTACTGAAAGGCCGTGCCAATTATCTTTGTCACCAGCGCTTACACATGACACGTAGCGAAGGACGCCTCGGTGACCGTCGCCAGGCCAACCAGCTGGAACAGGTATTCGACTGGTCAGGGCGCACCGCCAGCGGCGATATTGCTGAATTGTCGAATATCCCCGAGGACGCTTTCATCTGGCCCAGGGTTACCTCGACAACAGAGAACTGCCTCGGCTCGGAATGTGACTGGTTTTCCGATTGCCATGTAATGAAGGCGCGTCGCGAAGCACAGGATGCGGATCTGGTGGTCATCAATCACCACCTGTTGTGTGCGGACATGGCGCTCAAGGAAGAGGGTTTTGGGGAGCTGTTACCCGGTGCCGAGGCGTTCATTATCGATGAAGCACACCAGCTGCCGGAAACGGCTTCACGATTTTTCGGCATGGCCTTGTCAAGCAGGCAACTGCTGGAACTGGCGCAGGATGCGATCAATGAGTATGTCGGCGAAACCGGTGAGCTGGATGGCTTGCCTGATGTTGCCCGTGAACTGGAAAAGGCTACCCGTGAATTTCGCCTGGAAATGGGGCAGGGTGAGCAACGCGCCCCCTGGTCACGGCTGGACGGTAACCCGGCGCTGACAGAAGCACGCGAAGCATTGAAAACCGCACTTGCCGATCTGGCAATACAACTGGAGCCCTTGTCGGAACGCAGCCGCGGGCTGGATAACTGTTACCAGCGCGCCCTGCGCGTACAGACCTTGCTGGCACAGACAACCGAGCAGCCACCGGCCGATTATATTCACTGGTTTGAAACCTGGCGACAATCATTCCGTATCAATCTCACGCCGCTCGATGTGTCTGAAAATTTCAACAGCCAGCGCCACGCCTTGCCTGACTGCTGGGTCTTTACATCGGCGACCCTCTCGGTAAATGACAGCTTTTCTCACTTTGCACACAAGCTGGGGCTGGAAGATGCCACTACCCTGCAGCTGGACAGCCCCTTCGACTATGCCAACAACGCGTTGTTCTATGTGCCAAAGGGTATGCCGGAACCGTCGAGTCCGGACTATACCCGTCACATGCTCGATGAGACGGAAGCGATTATCGAAGCAGCACGAGGACGCACTTTCGTGCTTTTCACCAGCTACCGCGCGATGAATCTAGCACGTGAACGCCTTCGCGACAGTTGCCAGTTTCCGCTACTGGTGCAGGGTGATGCGCCACGCAATGAATTACTTGAACGTTTCCGTGAACTGGGTAATGCCGTATTGCTCGGCACCAGCAGTTTCTGGGAAGGCGTCGATGTGCGGGGCGAGGCGTTATCGTGCGTCATTATCGACAAACTCCCGTTTGCGTCCCCGGGCGACCCGGTCTGGCAGGCGCGAATTGATGCCATGAAGGAAGGTGGTGGCAACCCCTTTATGGATGAGCAATTACCGCATGCTGTCATTACCCTGAAGCAGGGCGTCGGGCGTTTGATCCGGGATATGAATGATCGTGGCGTGCTGGTTATCTGTGATCCGCGCCTGCTCGGTAAACGCTATGGGCGTGTATTCCTGAACAGCCTGCCGGACATGGGGCGCACGCGCGACCTGGATGATGTGGTGAAATTTTTCCACGCCAGTGATGCATTGAGCCTGTAG
- a CDS encoding DUF6998 domain-containing protein yields MGVYSVDKLITEARRLAAEFRRTTGKPLPGVSGEIAEHDAARLLGLELCKERPGGYDAIGLGQREGDRVQIKGRVIFGEEKSGQRIGQLKLDKDWDSVVLVILDEDYEATEIYEASREEVEDAMDDSSSSSRKKRGAMTVARFRIISRLVWTREEGARDDEVWDNHSDA; encoded by the coding sequence GTGGGCGTTTATTCTGTAGACAAGCTGATTACCGAAGCACGTCGCCTGGCGGCGGAGTTTCGTCGTACTACCGGTAAACCCCTGCCGGGTGTCAGTGGAGAAATTGCGGAGCATGATGCGGCCCGGCTGCTCGGTCTGGAATTATGCAAGGAACGACCCGGAGGCTATGATGCTATCGGTCTCGGACAACGTGAAGGTGACCGTGTACAGATCAAGGGTCGGGTCATCTTTGGCGAGGAGAAATCCGGTCAGCGCATTGGCCAGCTCAAGCTCGACAAGGACTGGGACAGCGTGGTGCTGGTTATTCTGGATGAGGACTACGAGGCGACTGAAATCTACGAGGCCAGCCGTGAGGAGGTCGAGGATGCCATGGACGATTCATCTTCGAGCAGTCGAAAGAAACGTGGGGCAATGACGGTTGCCCGTTTCAGGATTATTTCCCGACTGGTGTGGACGCGTGAGGAAGGCGCACGCGACGACGAAGTCTGGGACAACCATTCCGACGCCTGA
- a CDS encoding tetratricopeptide repeat protein — translation MVAMKRAFFLLTLLLGACSTRPPGQLPPVVDSGSRSSESLPPGEMPAPVIEAQPENRASRGAVVALLDRAEHYRRLGDTRSAAATLERALRIDPGNARLWYQLAAVRLEQGKPAQAEQLALKSNALSAGDRALQARNWALVARARWAQDNSAGAREAERRAAQVRR, via the coding sequence ATGGTTGCAATGAAGCGTGCTTTTTTCCTTCTGACCCTGTTGCTGGGTGCCTGCAGCACCCGTCCGCCGGGCCAATTACCGCCGGTTGTCGACAGCGGCTCACGATCCAGCGAGTCGCTGCCGCCCGGCGAAATGCCCGCGCCGGTTATCGAGGCCCAGCCGGAGAACCGTGCCAGCCGCGGTGCTGTAGTTGCGCTGCTGGACCGTGCCGAGCATTACCGGCGGCTCGGCGATACCCGCTCTGCCGCTGCCACACTGGAACGCGCGCTGCGTATCGATCCGGGCAATGCCCGTTTGTGGTACCAGCTTGCAGCGGTACGCCTGGAACAGGGTAAACCGGCCCAGGCCGAGCAGCTGGCACTGAAATCCAACGCGCTATCGGCCGGAGACCGGGCCTTGCAGGCAAGAAACTGGGCATTAGTGGCCCGTGCCCGCTGGGCGCAGGATAATTCGGCCGGGGCGCGCGAGGCCGAGCGCAGAGCCGCACAAGTGCGTCGCTGA
- the mrcB gene encoding penicillin-binding protein 1B, with protein sequence MPPKKRKARRRTSKRRKSKTFHFSWVKLLLVMLVIVVGYVGWLDFQVYRQFEGKRWSLPARVYARPLELYTGLALRPAQFTSELRALGYRFVSKPRRAGEVSRDGNRYQLITRPFTFWDGRERSQTLRVAFSTQQVTRLQDDRNGNELALARLEPLEIGSIHTARQEDRILVQLSEVPDTLTEALIAVEDREFYQHHGVSLRAIARAFWVNVRSGEVVQGGSTLTQQLVKNFFLTNQRSLWRKINEAITALLLERRYSKDEILEAYLNEVYLAQDGQRAIHGFGLGSRFLFQRPLDELDTAQMALLVGMVKGPSYYDPRRHPKRAKQRRDLVLRVMYEQGLIDQATYQKSSNEPLGLVRAAAGTSKQFPAFLDLVRRQLRRDYREEDLVSEGLKIFTTLNPQTQWALQKSLDQRIKPLLEKHAEMQGAGLVTHAANGEVLALAGGRQAGFSGFNRALDAKRHVGSLIKPAVYLTALEQPQRYSLATLLDDGPLEYEQTDSIWAPNNYDHEFHDQVMLYQALAHSYNVATARLGLDLGVKTVISTLRRLSVSSPLNPYPSLFLGATDLSPLEVTQLYLNFASGGFHIPLRAIRSILNAEGETLQRYGLQVSRVIDPQPAYLINHALQSVVKEGTARALNYRFSEELGLAGKTGTTNDLRDSWYAGYDGAQLAVIWMGRDDNQPMGLTGASGAMQVWSALYAQTGAVRNQPTTPEGIVWHGVDRNSGGLADTGCADTVQLPFIETGALPPPAPCAGGGALQWIPEWLQ encoded by the coding sequence ATGCCACCAAAAAAACGCAAAGCCCGTCGTCGTACCAGCAAACGACGTAAAAGCAAAACTTTCCATTTTTCCTGGGTCAAACTTCTCCTGGTAATGCTGGTGATTGTCGTGGGCTATGTAGGCTGGCTGGATTTCCAGGTGTATCGCCAGTTCGAAGGCAAACGCTGGTCACTGCCGGCACGGGTATATGCCCGTCCTCTGGAGTTATATACCGGGTTGGCGTTACGGCCCGCGCAGTTCACCAGTGAACTGCGTGCGCTTGGGTATCGTTTTGTCAGTAAACCACGTCGTGCCGGTGAGGTGTCGCGTGATGGCAACCGCTATCAGCTGATTACACGTCCCTTCACCTTCTGGGACGGCCGCGAACGATCGCAAACCCTGCGCGTCGCATTTTCCACGCAGCAGGTGACGCGTCTGCAGGACGATCGCAATGGAAACGAGCTGGCGCTGGCACGGCTTGAGCCACTGGAAATCGGCAGTATTCACACGGCCCGGCAAGAAGACCGTATCCTGGTGCAACTCAGCGAAGTACCGGACACCCTTACCGAAGCATTGATTGCTGTCGAAGATCGTGAATTCTACCAGCACCATGGTGTGTCGTTGCGTGCCATTGCCCGCGCTTTCTGGGTAAATGTGCGGTCCGGTGAAGTCGTGCAAGGTGGAAGTACTCTTACCCAGCAACTGGTCAAGAATTTCTTTCTCACCAACCAGCGTAGTCTGTGGCGAAAGATCAACGAAGCAATTACCGCATTACTGCTGGAACGTCGTTACAGCAAGGATGAAATTCTTGAGGCCTATCTGAATGAAGTCTACCTTGCGCAGGACGGACAGCGTGCCATCCACGGCTTTGGACTGGGCAGTCGATTTCTGTTTCAGCGCCCGCTGGATGAGCTTGACACCGCGCAGATGGCCTTGCTGGTGGGTATGGTCAAGGGGCCATCCTATTATGATCCGCGCCGCCACCCGAAACGCGCGAAGCAGCGCCGTGACCTGGTGCTGCGGGTCATGTACGAGCAAGGCCTTATAGACCAGGCAACCTATCAGAAGTCGAGCAATGAACCGCTTGGACTGGTACGCGCCGCAGCCGGTACCAGCAAGCAGTTTCCTGCCTTTCTCGACCTGGTGCGGCGACAGTTACGACGTGACTACCGTGAAGAAGACCTGGTCAGCGAAGGGCTGAAGATTTTTACCACGCTCAATCCGCAGACCCAGTGGGCCTTGCAGAAAAGTCTCGATCAACGCATCAAGCCGTTACTTGAGAAACATGCAGAAATGCAGGGTGCCGGGCTGGTGACTCATGCGGCCAATGGAGAGGTGCTGGCGCTGGCCGGCGGCAGGCAGGCCGGTTTTTCCGGCTTCAACCGTGCGCTGGATGCGAAACGTCATGTGGGTTCACTGATCAAGCCTGCGGTGTATCTCACTGCGCTGGAACAGCCTCAGCGCTACAGTCTTGCCACGTTACTCGATGACGGACCGCTGGAGTATGAACAGACTGATAGTATCTGGGCGCCCAATAATTACGATCACGAGTTCCACGATCAAGTAATGCTCTACCAGGCGCTGGCACATTCCTATAATGTCGCCACGGCACGGCTGGGTCTGGATCTTGGTGTTAAAACAGTCATCAGTACGCTGCGCCGCCTCTCTGTCTCCAGTCCACTCAATCCATACCCGTCATTGTTTCTCGGTGCCACCGACCTGAGCCCGCTGGAAGTGACGCAGTTGTACCTGAATTTTGCCAGTGGTGGCTTTCATATCCCGTTACGCGCCATCCGGTCTATCCTGAACGCCGAGGGCGAAACACTTCAGCGCTACGGGTTGCAGGTATCCCGTGTCATCGATCCACAGCCGGCCTACCTGATCAATCATGCCTTGCAGTCCGTCGTGAAAGAAGGCACAGCACGCGCGCTCAATTACCGTTTCTCGGAAGAACTGGGGCTGGCCGGCAAGACCGGTACCACTAACGACCTGCGTGACAGCTGGTATGCCGGTTATGACGGCGCGCAACTGGCAGTGATCTGGATGGGGCGTGATGACAACCAGCCGATGGGGTTGACCGGTGCCAGCGGCGCCATGCAGGTGTGGTCCGCCCTGTATGCGCAGACCGGTGCAGTACGCAACCAGCCGACGACCCCGGAGGGCATTGTCTGGCACGGCGTGGACCGCAACAGCGGTGGCCTGGCCGACACGGGTTGTGCCGATACCGTACAATTGCCTTTTATTGAAACAGGTGCTCTGCCACCGCCCGCGCCCTGCGCCGGTGGCGGGGCACTACAGTGGATACCTGAATGGTTGCAATGA
- a CDS encoding VWA domain-containing protein, with the protein MNRTYPASIGPGLNHTLTSTLLRWLLLCCLATSWPALAADKTGGVDAVLLIDSSGSMAKNDPDKLRVPAAKMFMSLLGEEDRIGLISFSDNGYPVLHLTAPGPKTDARILSSADRVSSKGVYTNLHAALEKGLAMLQKEARQGQEPMLVLMSDGKMDVGDTDEDWALTQKLQKDLVTRAKERGVKVYTIAFTEASDVDLLREVATETGGLFKLARNDQDLHEVFSAIFESAKDPDMLPIEGGEFRVDASIEEVTIVASKEREDIRISLQTPDGTKLGSDDASDKMKWFMSQHFDMITLKDPQPGTWKLLYTGGKNRAYIVTNMSLNHSPQTPSLKVNEDMVLESWLEQDGKLLDKEAVLTNTNFYMEIQVPSGETARFELMDHGREGDRKAADGKYSTVLAYENPGSYQINLIAEGETFSRQKTVHFEVQALPPGFMPPVVIETPEPVPAARPEPETEPVVDKNETVEVPEAADSEEVTGEEKPADEEQAEASQPEEKKMGLGAAIGIFAGINVLLGGIGFAVWWFLKRRKKGAGDEPEDGEADEEEDNK; encoded by the coding sequence ATGAACAGGACTTATCCGGCCAGCATTGGCCCAGGCTTGAATCACACGCTGACTTCTACGCTGCTTCGATGGTTATTGCTGTGCTGCCTGGCGACCAGTTGGCCAGCATTGGCGGCTGACAAGACAGGTGGTGTCGATGCGGTATTGCTGATTGACAGTTCCGGCAGTATGGCCAAGAACGATCCTGACAAGCTGCGCGTGCCCGCCGCGAAAATGTTCATGTCACTGCTGGGCGAGGAAGATCGTATCGGCCTGATCAGCTTCAGCGATAACGGTTACCCGGTGCTTCACCTGACCGCGCCCGGCCCCAAAACCGATGCACGCATTCTTTCATCGGCAGACCGGGTGTCCTCGAAGGGTGTCTACACCAACCTGCATGCTGCACTGGAAAAAGGCCTGGCAATGCTGCAGAAGGAAGCCCGCCAGGGCCAGGAGCCGATGCTGGTGTTGATGTCAGACGGCAAGATGGACGTTGGTGATACCGATGAAGACTGGGCACTGACACAGAAGTTACAGAAAGACCTGGTCACCAGGGCAAAGGAACGTGGCGTCAAGGTGTACACCATCGCATTTACCGAAGCATCCGACGTAGATCTGTTGCGGGAGGTCGCAACCGAAACCGGCGGTCTGTTCAAGCTTGCACGTAATGACCAGGATTTGCATGAAGTATTCAGTGCTATTTTCGAAAGCGCAAAAGATCCCGACATGCTTCCCATCGAAGGAGGGGAGTTCAGGGTAGATGCTTCCATCGAGGAAGTGACTATTGTCGCTTCCAAGGAACGCGAAGATATCCGCATCTCACTGCAGACACCGGATGGCACCAAACTGGGTTCAGATGATGCCAGTGACAAAATGAAATGGTTCATGTCACAACACTTCGACATGATCACGTTGAAGGATCCGCAGCCAGGCACCTGGAAACTGCTTTATACCGGGGGCAAGAACCGCGCCTATATTGTGACAAACATGAGCCTCAACCATAGCCCGCAGACGCCGAGTCTCAAGGTTAATGAAGACATGGTGCTGGAAAGCTGGCTGGAGCAGGATGGCAAACTGCTGGACAAGGAAGCGGTACTGACCAATACAAACTTTTATATGGAAATCCAGGTGCCGAGCGGTGAAACGGCGCGCTTTGAATTAATGGACCATGGTCGGGAAGGTGACAGAAAAGCTGCGGATGGAAAGTACTCGACAGTACTTGCGTACGAGAACCCCGGCTCTTACCAGATCAATCTTATTGCAGAAGGTGAAACTTTCAGCCGGCAAAAAACGGTGCACTTCGAGGTGCAGGCGCTGCCTCCCGGTTTTATGCCGCCAGTTGTGATCGAAACACCTGAGCCAGTGCCTGCTGCCAGGCCCGAACCGGAGACCGAGCCTGTTGTAGACAAGAATGAAACAGTCGAAGTACCTGAAGCGGCAGACAGCGAAGAGGTGACGGGGGAAGAAAAGCCTGCTGACGAAGAACAGGCCGAAGCCAGCCAACCTGAAGAGAAAAAGATGGGCCTTGGCGCAGCGATCGGTATCTTTGCCGGTATCAATGTATTGCTGGGTGGCATCGGGTTTGCTGTCTGGTGGTTCCTGAAACGTCGCAAGAAAGGCGCCGGGGATGAGCCGGAAGACGGTGAGGCAGACGAGGAAGAGGATAACAAATAA
- a CDS encoding thiopurine S-methyltransferase, producing the protein MEPEFWHQRWRDNLTGFHLPGVNPQLEAFWSHLPVEAGDPVFVPLCGKSLDMLWLAERHPVTGVELSPIAVEAFFEENDLQHRPSQAGRFSLCESERIRILCGDLFDLQPDQLADIRAVYDRASLIALPPDMRPRYVSHLESILPTEVDMLLITLDYPQEQMGGPPFAVSTGEVADLFGADWSIEHLHEDDVLAREARFRERGISHMTENVFHLQRR; encoded by the coding sequence ATGGAGCCGGAGTTCTGGCACCAGCGCTGGCGGGACAATCTGACCGGTTTTCACCTGCCCGGTGTCAATCCCCAGCTGGAGGCTTTCTGGTCACACCTGCCGGTTGAAGCTGGCGACCCGGTCTTTGTACCCCTGTGCGGCAAGAGCCTTGACATGCTGTGGCTGGCAGAGCGTCACCCGGTGACAGGTGTTGAACTCAGCCCAATCGCTGTGGAAGCTTTTTTCGAAGAGAACGACCTGCAACACAGGCCATCACAGGCTGGCAGGTTCAGCCTCTGTGAAAGCGAGCGCATCCGTATTCTATGTGGTGACTTGTTCGATTTACAGCCCGACCAGCTTGCCGACATCAGGGCCGTTTACGATCGTGCCTCACTGATAGCCCTGCCACCCGACATGCGGCCCCGCTATGTCAGTCACCTGGAGAGCATTTTGCCGACGGAGGTGGACATGCTGCTCATCACGCTGGACTACCCGCAGGAACAGATGGGCGGGCCGCCATTTGCCGTCAGTACCGGTGAGGTGGCCGACCTGTTTGGGGCGGACTGGTCTATTGAGCATCTGCACGAAGACGATGTGCTGGCACGGGAAGCTCGTTTCCGCGAGCGTGGGATATCACATATGACGGAGAACGTTTTCCACCTTCAGCGCCGCTAG